A genomic region of Longimicrobiaceae bacterium contains the following coding sequences:
- a CDS encoding TrbI/VirB10 family protein: MSETPERGAAVAAFAERFGINRRRAALAGAVVGGVFLVALAVMSQRMRERQAAMAASADSTADAPAVVADQPASPRAAWADPQEARRLAGDTAPPARAAGDTSGAAGFVPVGRDVGPGSYAEASRGDLGSAPAGRVGDARAAAAEPAAASPLDPAPDSVASPAELRRAAFRRAVASRRLRAAAGEERDPMTDAGAGARSPAGFGGAVAAEVDTASGSRTQPLHPYGAQQVEEDRKAAERAAQQLPSPPPADLAAGVGGPAAVRFASFVGRPCRTGERVLSAGYAITATLVSEINSEVPGPVLARVGRDVYDPRLACVVLPAGSLLIGQYRSGLAVGGRRLVVVWEQVRLADGRTWMLPALPAADRRGAPGVAGRVDRRTRETLESAALLSALGAAIAYATPGGGQTQAVAPGGYPPAASARDRAVGAATQPLRSAADRLLERAVDAAPVLHLEAGHPITVLVPRDVDLDHPAPAAKDTVPAAPAPSAPAAA, encoded by the coding sequence ATGAGCGAAACGCCCGAGAGGGGGGCCGCGGTGGCCGCGTTCGCGGAGCGGTTCGGGATCAACCGGCGGCGTGCCGCCCTTGCGGGCGCGGTGGTCGGCGGGGTCTTCCTCGTCGCGCTCGCGGTGATGAGCCAGCGGATGCGCGAGCGGCAGGCTGCCATGGCGGCGAGCGCGGACTCGACGGCCGACGCGCCCGCGGTGGTGGCGGACCAGCCGGCGAGCCCGCGGGCCGCCTGGGCCGACCCGCAGGAGGCGCGCAGGCTGGCCGGAGACACCGCGCCCCCAGCGCGCGCAGCGGGCGACACCTCCGGTGCCGCGGGGTTCGTCCCTGTCGGTCGGGACGTGGGACCCGGCAGCTATGCCGAGGCGTCGCGGGGCGACCTCGGCTCCGCCCCGGCCGGCCGCGTGGGGGACGCCAGGGCGGCCGCAGCCGAACCCGCCGCTGCGTCCCCGCTCGATCCGGCGCCGGATTCGGTGGCGAGCCCCGCGGAGCTGCGGCGGGCGGCGTTCCGCCGGGCGGTCGCGTCACGGCGGCTTCGCGCCGCCGCCGGCGAGGAGCGCGATCCGATGACGGATGCCGGGGCGGGTGCCCGCTCGCCGGCGGGCTTCGGCGGTGCCGTCGCGGCGGAGGTGGACACCGCGAGTGGATCTCGCACGCAGCCTCTCCATCCCTACGGCGCGCAGCAGGTCGAAGAGGACCGGAAGGCGGCGGAGCGCGCGGCGCAGCAGCTCCCATCTCCTCCCCCCGCCGATCTGGCTGCCGGCGTTGGGGGCCCTGCGGCGGTCCGCTTCGCGTCCTTCGTGGGTCGGCCGTGCCGGACGGGCGAGCGGGTGCTGTCCGCCGGCTACGCGATCACCGCGACGCTGGTGTCCGAGATCAACAGTGAGGTGCCGGGCCCGGTGCTGGCGCGGGTCGGCCGCGACGTCTACGACCCGCGGCTGGCCTGCGTGGTCCTTCCGGCGGGCTCGCTGCTGATCGGCCAGTACCGGAGCGGGCTCGCGGTCGGAGGCCGGCGGCTCGTCGTCGTCTGGGAGCAGGTGCGGCTCGCGGACGGCCGGACCTGGATGCTCCCGGCCCTCCCGGCGGCGGACCGCCGCGGTGCGCCGGGGGTGGCAGGGAGGGTGGACCGGCGGACGCGGGAAACGCTGGAGAGCGCTGCGCTGCTGTCGGCGCTCGGAGCCGCGATCGCGTACGCGACGCCCGGCGGCGGCCAGACGCAGGCCGTGGCTCCGGGCGGCTATCCCCCGGCTGCGAGCGCTCGCGACCGCGCGGTCGGCGCGGCCACGCAGCCGCTCCGGTCGGCCGCGGACCGACTGCTGGAGCGCGCCGTCGACGCGGCGCCGGTCCTGCACCTGGAGGCGGGGCATCCGATTACCGTGCTCGTCCCCCGCGACGTGGACCTGGACCACCCCGCGCCCGCGGCGAAGGACACCGTTCCGGCGGCACCCGCGCCTTCTGCGCCCGCCGCTGCCTGA